A single genomic interval of Pelorhabdus rhamnosifermentans harbors:
- a CDS encoding sodium:solute symporter family protein, producing MSDQTSALLIIFLFVISVTILGMIPGMRDSTKGGMKLEDWAVGGRNFGRWLNWFILAGEIYTAFAFLGASGWAYARGGPTFYILGYGALAYLVGYYILPAMSPVGRKYNLMTQPDLIEHLYSSKTLGILTAVIGIAFLLPYLQLQLTGLGLIIETCSYGQITRVPAMLIAFTMVAAFVYLSGLKGVATTAVVKDVIMIVAIMFFGIYLPTHYFGSIGGMFEALDAAKPGFLSLPGGTKNLDVSWVMSTLVVTSLGFYMWPHFATNSFSAKNPEVLRHNAVYLPLYQICLLFPMLVGFTALLVLATPLKTPDMAFMVIVQQLFPGWVLGLVGGAGALACMIPAGDLLLSTSMLFTRNVYGRTLGKELTAHEQGRMARFVVLALTAIALSLAIFLPNMLVNLLLTGYSGVTQFFPMIVLGLFWKKATRIGAYSGLIVGEILVFGLILGKLDPLAVGGMNLNAGFVALFFNLITYVAVSLATCSAEHPVSAKARDL from the coding sequence ATGTCGGATCAAACATCAGCCCTGCTCATTATTTTTTTGTTTGTTATAAGTGTGACCATTCTTGGCATGATTCCGGGTATGAGAGATAGTACCAAAGGCGGGATGAAATTAGAAGACTGGGCTGTTGGCGGCCGAAATTTTGGACGTTGGCTCAATTGGTTTATTTTAGCTGGTGAGATTTATACAGCGTTCGCTTTTCTCGGTGCCAGCGGTTGGGCCTATGCGCGTGGCGGTCCAACTTTTTATATTTTAGGTTATGGTGCTCTTGCTTATTTAGTTGGTTATTATATTTTGCCAGCCATGTCGCCTGTTGGGCGTAAGTACAATCTGATGACTCAGCCGGATTTAATTGAGCACTTATATAGTAGTAAAACATTGGGTATTTTAACGGCAGTCATTGGTATTGCCTTTTTGCTTCCTTATCTTCAACTTCAGCTTACTGGGCTTGGCTTAATTATTGAGACTTGTTCTTATGGACAAATTACCCGCGTTCCGGCCATGCTCATTGCTTTCACGATGGTTGCTGCTTTTGTTTATTTAAGTGGTCTGAAAGGTGTGGCAACAACAGCAGTCGTGAAAGATGTCATTATGATTGTTGCTATTATGTTTTTTGGTATTTATTTGCCTACCCATTATTTTGGCAGTATTGGAGGTATGTTTGAGGCTCTTGATGCCGCCAAGCCTGGGTTCCTATCCTTACCAGGGGGCACAAAGAATCTCGATGTGTCCTGGGTTATGTCCACGCTTGTCGTGACAAGTCTTGGGTTCTATATGTGGCCCCATTTTGCAACGAACAGTTTTAGCGCGAAAAATCCCGAAGTATTGCGGCATAATGCTGTTTATCTTCCTCTCTATCAAATCTGTTTGCTATTTCCGATGCTTGTTGGATTTACAGCACTTTTAGTATTGGCTACACCACTCAAAACACCGGATATGGCCTTTATGGTTATCGTTCAGCAGCTTTTTCCAGGCTGGGTGTTAGGCTTAGTCGGTGGTGCAGGTGCTTTGGCTTGTATGATTCCTGCCGGGGATTTACTGCTTTCTACATCCATGTTGTTTACACGGAATGTCTACGGGCGGACTTTGGGTAAAGAGCTCACTGCTCATGAACAGGGACGTATGGCGCGATTTGTTGTGCTGGCTCTTACGGCCATTGCCCTCAGTTTGGCTATTTTCCTGCCGAATATGCTGGTCAATTTGCTTCTTACTGGTTATTCTGGTGTGACGCAATTTTTCCCGATGATTGTTTTAGGATTATTTTGGAAAAAAGCAACTCGCATTGGTGCCTATAGCGGACTTATTGTGGGCGAAATTCTTGTGTTTGGTCTAATCTTAGGAAAACTGGATCCTTTGGCTGTGGGCGGAATGAATTTAAATGCTGGTTTTGTAGCCTTGTTTTTCAATCTTATTACTTATGTTGCTGTTTCTTTGGCAACTTGTTCAGCTGAACATCCCGTAAGTGCTAAAGCACGGGATTTATAA
- a CDS encoding DUF3311 domain-containing protein — protein sequence MMLAKIILTAIPFIWTIGMVPFVNQVKPLVLGVPFFAFWMIAGIFVCFLCIHGLYYIDSKKNRAG from the coding sequence ATGATGTTGGCAAAAATTATTTTAACGGCCATTCCCTTTATATGGACGATTGGAATGGTTCCTTTTGTTAATCAGGTAAAACCGCTTGTTCTTGGTGTACCTTTTTTTGCTTTTTGGATGATCGCGGGAATTTTTGTTTGTTTTCTTTGTATTCACGGCTTGTATTATATTGATAGTAAAAAAAATAGAGCAGGATAG
- a CDS encoding tRNA threonylcarbamoyladenosine dehydratase yields MLHKFSRTELLIGTEGLQKLAQAKVAVFGIGGVGTYAAEGLARSGVGHIVLIDDDRICLTNINRQIHATTKTVGKFKVDMMRERILDINPEADVKTFQTFYLPEQANELIANDYDYIVDAIDTVTAKIDLVMQAYERHIPIISSMGAGNKLDPTRFEVADIYGTSVCPLAKVMRKELRKRGIPALKVVYSKEQPLEPIVTENSSCATGCICPAGTTRKCTARNQIPGSIAFVPSVVGLIMAGEVVKDIVYNR; encoded by the coding sequence ATGTTACATAAATTTTCGCGGACAGAATTATTGATTGGTACGGAAGGCTTACAAAAATTGGCTCAGGCGAAAGTGGCTGTATTTGGGATTGGCGGCGTGGGTACCTATGCTGCGGAAGGCTTGGCCCGCAGTGGTGTTGGTCATATCGTGCTTATTGATGATGACCGGATTTGCCTTACCAATATTAATCGGCAGATTCACGCTACAACGAAGACTGTTGGCAAGTTCAAGGTGGATATGATGCGTGAACGTATCTTAGACATTAATCCTGAGGCCGATGTAAAAACTTTTCAGACCTTCTATTTGCCTGAACAGGCAAATGAATTGATTGCAAATGATTATGACTATATTGTTGATGCCATTGACACAGTAACAGCAAAAATTGACCTTGTGATGCAGGCCTATGAGAGACATATCCCCATCATTAGCAGCATGGGGGCAGGCAACAAATTAGATCCTACCCGATTTGAAGTAGCCGATATTTATGGTACATCTGTGTGTCCTTTAGCGAAAGTCATGCGCAAGGAACTAAGAAAACGCGGCATTCCGGCTCTTAAAGTAGTTTATTCTAAGGAACAGCCTCTGGAACCGATCGTAACGGAAAACTCCAGTTGTGCGACAGGATGTATTTGTCCTGCCGGTACCACACGAAAATGTACGGCGCGTAATCAAATTCCTGGCAGTATTGCGTTTGTTCCCTCTGTTGTAGGGCTGATTATGGCGGGTGAAGTTGTAAAAGATATTGTATATAATCGTTAA